One segment of Rhodopirellula baltica SH 1 DNA contains the following:
- a CDS encoding clan AA aspartic protease, with product MIEGRIDNNVEAFVDLEIQLDDTTHTIAFLVDTGFNGFLSIPFRLVHQLGLPLSDVQQGVTADGRSSFFDTVELTVIWHGNPLTVQAQVLDEPLLGTRLLRGSKIEAAWIQGGMFQIELILDG from the coding sequence ATGATTGAAGGCAGGATCGACAATAACGTTGAAGCCTTCGTTGACTTAGAGATTCAACTTGATGACACGACCCACACGATCGCTTTCTTGGTTGATACTGGTTTCAATGGATTCCTCTCGATACCATTCCGCTTGGTCCACCAACTCGGCTTGCCATTGTCGGATGTTCAGCAGGGCGTGACCGCCGACGGACGCTCAAGCTTCTTCGACACGGTTGAACTGACCGTGATCTGGCATGGAAATCCGCTGACCGTTCAAGCCCAAGTACTCGACGAACCCTTGCTCGGAACGAGGCTTCTGCGCGGTTCCAAAATAGAAGCCGCTTGGATTCAGGGTGGGATGTTTCAAATTGAATTGATTTTAGATGGCTGA
- a CDS encoding DHH family phosphoesterase, translated as MGVNWKAFVDQIQHYQSFVLVSHIRPDCDALGSELGMAEVLRAVGKDVRIINAHRTPPALSFLDPAGNIEVLGDSVEAEDVKADCIMILDTSAWAQLGDMGDVIRASRADKMVLDHHVGEDELGARMYKDYQSEATGHLVVQAADALNVPLTRTMATPLFAAIATDTGWFRFPSVTSDTYRTIARLIDAGVVPSEVYGDLYERDTLGRLKLRGLILSRTTTEMDGALVYTSVNKEDFELCGAQPNDTEDAINLTLAIRGTQAGVIFVGQVRGGFKLSFRSRCSLDCNEVARQFGGGGHKAAAGAFLEGTLDEVQDRVLPIVREALAVALG; from the coding sequence TGATCAAATTCAACATTACCAATCGTTCGTTTTGGTCAGCCATATTCGTCCCGACTGCGATGCATTAGGCAGCGAATTGGGAATGGCAGAAGTCCTGCGAGCGGTTGGGAAGGATGTTCGCATCATCAATGCTCACCGGACCCCGCCGGCTTTGTCGTTCTTGGATCCCGCTGGCAACATCGAGGTGTTGGGCGATTCAGTGGAGGCCGAAGATGTGAAAGCGGACTGCATTATGATTCTCGACACCAGCGCATGGGCTCAGCTTGGGGACATGGGCGATGTCATCCGTGCGTCTCGCGCCGACAAGATGGTGCTGGATCACCACGTGGGTGAAGATGAGTTGGGTGCGAGGATGTACAAGGACTACCAATCCGAAGCGACAGGTCATTTGGTCGTTCAAGCCGCCGATGCACTGAATGTTCCACTGACGCGAACGATGGCGACGCCTTTGTTTGCTGCCATCGCGACCGACACGGGATGGTTCCGGTTCCCGAGCGTTACATCGGACACATACCGCACGATCGCTCGTTTGATCGATGCAGGTGTCGTTCCCAGCGAAGTCTACGGCGATCTGTATGAACGTGACACGCTCGGCCGGCTGAAACTTCGCGGGCTGATTCTGTCTCGAACGACCACCGAGATGGATGGGGCGTTGGTTTATACATCGGTCAACAAAGAAGACTTTGAGTTGTGTGGCGCGCAACCCAATGACACCGAGGACGCGATCAATTTGACGTTGGCCATTCGTGGCACCCAAGCCGGTGTAATCTTCGTCGGGCAAGTGCGAGGTGGTTTCAAATTGAGCTTTCGGAGTCGTTGCAGCTTGGATTGCAACGAGGTCGCTCGTCAATTTGGCGGCGGTGGCCACAAAGCTGCCGCGGGAGCCTTTTTGGAAGGCACGTTGGATGAGGTCCAAGACCGAGTTCTGCCCATCGTTCGAGAAGCACTCGCCGTCGCGCTGGGGTAA